The Pseudomonas fluorescens nucleotide sequence GGGTACTGTCGTCAGCGTTTCTGACGGTATCGTGCGGATTCACGGTCTGGCCGACGTAATGTACGGCGAAATGATCGAGTTTCCAGGTGGCGTGTTCGGTATGGCCCTCAACCTGGAGCAAGACTCCGTTGGTGCGGTAGTACTGGGCGCCTACGACACCCTCGCTGAAGGCATGAGCGCCAAGTGCACCGGCCGCATCCTCGAAGTTCCAGTTGGTAAGGAACTGCTGGGTCGCGTAGTCGACGCACTGGGTAACCCAATCGACGGCAAAGGCCCACTGGGCAACACCGAGACCGACGCGGTCGAGAAAGTTGCTCCGGGCGTGATCTGGCGTAAGTCGGTAGACCAGCCTGTACAGACTGGCTATAAATCTGTCGACGCCATGATCCCGGTCGGCCGTGGCCAGCGCGAGCTGATCATCGGTGACCGTCAGATCGGTAAGACCGCCATGGCGATCGACGCCATCATCAACCAGAAAGACTCCGGTATTTTCTGTGTTTATGTTGCTGTCGGCCAGAAGCGTTCCACCGTTGCCAACATCGTTCGCAAGCTGGAAGAAAACGGCGCCCTGGCCAACACCATCGTGGTGGTTGCCAGTGCTTCGGAATCCGCCGCACTGCAATTCCTGGCGCCATACGCCGGTTGCACCATGGGCGAGTTCTTCCGTGACCGCGGTGAAGACGCGCTGATCGTATACGATGACCTGTCCAAGCAGGCCGTTGCCTACCGTCAGATCTCCCTGCTGCTGCGCCGTCCACCAGGACGTGAAGCGTACCCAGGCGACGTGTTCTATCTCCACTCCCGTCTGCTGGAGCGTGCATCGCGCGTTTCCGAAGAGTACGTCGAGAAGTTCACCAACGGTGCTGTAACTGGCAAAACCGGTTCCCTGACCGCACTGCCGATCATCGAAACCCAGGCTGGCGACGTTTCCGCGTTCGTTCCGACCAACGTGATTTCCATCACCGACGGTCAGATCTTCCTGGAATCGGCCATGTTCAACTCGGGCATCCGCCCTGCAGTGAACGCCGGTGTTTCGGTATCCCGTGTGGGTGGTGCCGCTCAGACCAAGATCATCAAGAAGCTCTCCGGTGGTATCCGTACCGCTCTGGCTCAGTACCGTGAACTGGCGGCATTCGCCCAGTTCGCTTCTGACCTGGACGAAGCCACCCGTAAGCAACTCGAGCACGGTCAACGTGTTACCGAGCTGATGAAGCAGAAGCAATACGCTCCAATGTCCATCGCGGACATGGCGCTGTCGCTGTATGCCGCTGAGCGTGGGTTCCTGACCGACGTTGAAATCGCCAAGATCGGTAGCTTCGAACAAGCGCTGATCGCTTACTTCAACCGTGATCACGCCGAACTGATGGCGAAGATCAACGTGAAGGGTGACTTCAACGACGAAATCGACGCTGGCATCAAAGCCGGTATCGAGAAGTTCAAGGCCACCCAAACCTGGTAAGCCGCAGCGGGGGCTTTGCGGCCCCCGCTTGCTAACCTGATAGGTGTTACATGGCAGGCGCAAAAGAGATTCGCAGTAAGATTGCGAGCATCAAAAGCACGCAAAAAATTACCAGCGCCATGGAAAAAGTGGCGGTCAGTAAAATGCGCAAGGCACAAATGCGCATGGCTGCTAGCCGTCCTTACGCGGAGCGTATCCGCCAGGTTATCGGTCATCTGGCCAACGCCAACCCGGAATACCGCCACCCCTTCATGATTGAACGCGAAGTAAAGCGCGTCGGTTATGTCGTCGTGAGCAGTGACCGTGGTTTGTGCGGTGGCTTGAACACCAACCTGTTCAAGGCCCTGGTCAAGGACATGGCGGTCAACCGCGAGCAAGGTATCGAGATCGATCTTTGCGTGGTTGGCAGCAAGGGTGCGGCGTTTTTCCGCAGCTTCGGCGGTAACGTCGTTGCCGCGATCAGCCACCTGGGCGAAGAGCCGTCGATCAATGATCTGATCGGCAGCGTCAAGGTCATGCTGGACGCTTACCTGGATGGTCGTATCGACCGTCTGTCCGTGGTATCGAACAAGTTCGTCAATACCATGACGCAAGCCCCAACGGTCGAGCAGTTGATTCCGTTGGTTGCAACCCCGGATCAAGAACTCAAGCACCACTGGGACTACCTCTACGAACCTGACGCCAAAGAGCTGCTGGACGGCCTGATGGTGCGTTACGTGGAGTCGCAGGTCTACCAGGCGGTGGTCGAGAACAACGCAGCTGAACAAGCTGCCCGGATGATCGCGATGAAGAACGCCACCGACAACGCCGGTGACCTGATCAGCGAATTGCAGCTGATCTACAACAAGGCGCGTCAGGCTGCGATCACCCAAGAGATCTCGGAAATCGTCGGCGGCGCTGCCGCGGTTTAACGGTTCAAATATTCAGAGGATCCAGCTATGAGTAGCGGACGTATCGTTCAAATCATCGGCGCCGTCATCGACGTGGAATTCCCACGTGACAGCGTTCCGAGTGTTTACAACGCGCTGAAAGTAGTAGGCGCGGAAACCACCCTGGAAGTTCAGCAGCAGCTGGGCGACGGCGTGGTTCGTACCATTGCGATGGGCTCGACCGAAGGCTTGAAGCGCGGTCTGGACGTTGCAGACACCGGCGCAGCCATCTCCGTACCGGTCGGTAAAGCGACCCTGGGCCGGATCATGGACGTCCTGGGTAACCCAATCGACGAAGCCGGTCCAATCGGTGAAGAAGAGCGCTGGGGTATTCACCGCGACGCTCCTTCGTTCGCTGACCAGGCAGGCGGCAACGACCTGCTGGAAACCGGCATCAAGGTTATCGACCTGGTTTGCCCGTTCGCCAAGGGTGGTAAAGTTGGTCTGTTCGGTGGTGCCGGTGTAGGCAAAACCGTAAACATGATGGAACTGATCCGTAACATCGCCATCGAGCATAGCGGTTATTCCGTGTTCGCCGGTGTGGGTGAGCGTACTCGTGAGGGTAACGACTTCTACCACGAGATGAAGGATTCCAACGTACTGGACAAGGTTGCTCTGGTATACGGCCAGATGAACGAGCCACCAGGAAACCGTCTGCGCGTAGCGCTGACCGGCCTGACCATGGCTGAGAAGTTCCGTGACGAAGGTAACGACGTTCTGCTGTTTGTCGACAACATCTATCGTTACACCCTGGCCGGTACCGAAGTATCCGCACTGCTGGGCCGTATGCCTTCGGCAGTAGGTTACCAGCCGACCCTGGCTGAAGAGATGGGCGTTCTGCAAGAGCGTATCACTTCGACCAAGGAAGGTTCGATCACCTCGATCCAGGCCGTATACGTACCTGCGGACGACCTGACCGACCCGTCGCCAGCGACCACCTTCGCCCACTTGGACGCCACCGTCGTACTGTCCCGTGACATCGCCTCCCTGGGTATCTACCCAGCGGTCGATCCACTGGACTCGACTTCGCGCCAGCTGGACCCGAACGTGATCGGCAACGAGCACTACGACACCGCTCGTGGCGTTCAGTATGTTCTGCAGCGCTACAAAGAGCTGAAGGACATCATCGCCATTCTGGGTATGGACGAGCTGTCCGAAACCGACAAGCAGCTGGTATCGCGCGCTCGTAAGATCCAGCGCTTCCTGTCCCAGCCGTTCTTCGTGGCCGAAGTCTTCACCGGTTCTCCAGGCAAATACGTTTCCCTGAAAGACACCATTGCAGGCTTCAGCGGCATCCTCAAAGGTGACTACGACCACCTGCCAGAACAAGCGTTCTACATGGTCGGCGGCATCGAAGAAGCTGTCGAGAAAGCCAAGAAACTGTAATCCCGGCGCCCCGCAAGGGGCGCTAATCAGGTTGAGGCAAGCAGATGGCTATGACAGTCCATTGCGATATCGTCAGCGCGGAAGGGGAAATTTTCTCCGGTCTGGTCGAGATGGTGATTGCGCACGGCAACCTGGGTGATCTTGGTATCGCTCCAGGCCACGCCCCGCTGATCACTAATCTGAAGCCAGGTCCGATCACGCTGACCAAGCAGGGTGGCGCCCAAGAGGTGTTCTACATCTCTGGTGGTTTCCTCGAGGTCCAGCCGAACATGGTCAAGGTGCTTGCCGATACTGTGCAACGTGCTGCAGACCTGGACGAGGCTCAGGCTCAGGAAGCCCTCAAGGCTGCCGAGAACGCCCTGAATCTGAAAGGCGCGGATTTCGACTACGGCGCCGCCGCCGCACGTCTGGCCGAGGCCGCAGCCCAGCTGCGTACCGTCCAGCAAATGCGCAAAGGCAAGTAATCTGGCGCTCGCCGATCACTTCCATTGCGATTGAGTTAAAGGGTAGCCTCGGCTACCCTTTTTCTTTTTCCGAAATTCTTCTTCTGGTCACATCGCTGACCACCCAGGATTGGTAGCCAGTCAATGTCTCTCGATATCGTTATTCTCGCCGCAGGCCAAGGTACCCGCATGCGCTCGGCGCTGCCCAAGGTGCTGCATCCGGTCGCCGGCGACTCCATGCTTGGCCATGTTATCCACAGCGCTCGCCAGCTGCAGCCGCAGGGTATTCATGTGGTGATCGGGCACGGTGCGCAACTGGTACGCGAACGACTGGCCGCCGATGACCTGAATTTCGTCCTGCAGGACAAGCAACTGGGTACCGGCCACGCCGTCGCCCAGGCCCTGCCGGCACTAAGCGCCGAAACCGTACTGATCCTCTACGGCGATGTCCCGCTGATCGAAGTCGACACCCTCAAGCGCCTGCTCGCCAAGGTTACCCCGCAGCAGCTTGGCCTGCTGACCGTGACCCTGGATGATCCGACCGGCTACGGCCGCATCGTCCGTGATGCCCAGGGCCAGGTGACGGCGATCGTCGAGCACAAGGATGCCAGCGACGCACAGAAAGCTATCAACGAAGGCAATACCGGCATTCTCGCCGTCCCGGGCGCGCGCCTGGCTGACTGGCTGGGCAGGCTGTCGAACAATAACGCCCAGGGCGAGTACTACCTCACCGATGTGATCGCCATGGCTGTAGCCGATGGCCTGGTGGTCGCTACCGAGCAGCCGCTGGACCCGATGGAAGTGCAGGGCGCCAACGACCGTCGTCAGCTGGCCGAGCTTGAGCGTCACTACCAACTGCGTGAAGGCCGCCGCCTGATGGCCCAGGGCGTGACCCTGCGTGACCCGGCGCGTTTCGATGTACGCGGTGAGGTGACCGTTGGTCGCGATGTGCTCATCGATATCAACGTGATCCTCGAAGGTCGCGTTGTCATCGAAGACGACGTGGTCATCGGTCCGAACTGCGTGATCAAGAACAGCACCTTGCGCAAAGGCGTGGTGGTCAAGGCTAACAGCCACCTGGAAGGCGCGATCATGGGCGAAGGCAGCGATGCCGGCCCGTTTGCTCGTCTGCGCCCAGGCAGTGTGCTCGACGCTCGCGCCCATGTGGGTAACTTTGTCGAGCTGAAGAACGCCCATCTGGGTGAAGGCGCCAAGGCCGGTCACCTGACCTACCTGGGCGATGCCGAAGTCGGTGCGCGCACCAACATCGGTGCCGGTACCATCACCTGTAACTACGATGGCGCCAACAAGTTCAAGACGGTACTTGGCGCAGACGTGTTCATCGGCTCGAACAACTCCCTGGTCGCGCCTGTGGATATCCTCGACGGTGCCACTACGGCAGCGGGTTCTACCATTACCCAGAACGTCGAAGCGGCACAGTTGGCGGTCGGTCGTGCGCGTCAGCGCAACATCGATGGCTGGAAGCGGCCGGAGAAAATCAAGAAAAGCTGAGTTACCCACAGCTGATAGAAAAGGCCGACGAGTTTGTGCATAAGTCGGCCTTTTTCATTCTGTGGATAAAAACATTCCGGTCGAGCAAGTTATTCACAGCGAGAATTTTTTCCCGGCGTTCTTGACGCACCGGCCGCTATAGGTTTTGATTGGCATCATTATCTTTCGAATCGAAACTTAAAGACGCCATGTCGAAACGTAACACCCCCCAACGACGCCATAACATCCTGGCTTTGCTCAATGAGCAGGGCGAGGTGAGCGTCGACGCCCTGGCCAAGCGTTTCGAAACTTCCGAAGTGACCATTCGCAAGGATCTGGCTGCCCTCGAAGCCAACGGCCTGCTGTTGCGCCGCTATGGTGGCGCAGTGACCCTGCCGCAGGAGCTGTTCACCGATCAGGGCCAGCCAGTCTCCCTCTATAAGCAGGCCATCGCCAAGGCTGCTGTGGGGCGTATCCGCGAACACGCACGCATCATCATCGACAGTGGCAGTACCACCGCGGCGATGATCCCGGAGCTGGGTCATCAACCCGGTCTGGTGGTCATGACCAACTCGTTGAATGTGGCCCGCGCTCTCAGCGAGCTGGAACACGAGCCGGTGCTGTTGATGACCGGCGGCACCTGGGACCCGCATTCGGAATCGTTCCAGGGCCAGGTGGCCGAGCAGGTACTACGCTCATACGACTTCGACCAACTGTTCATTGGCGCCGATGGCATCGACCTGGCGCGCGGCACCACCACGTTCAACGAACTACTGGGCCTGAGCCGGGTGATGGCTGAAGTCGCCCGGGAAGTGATCGTCATGGTCGAGTCCGACAAGGTCGGGCGCAAGATCCCCAACCTTGAGCTGCCTTGGGGCAGCGTCAACACCCTTATTACTGATGAGCGCTTGCCCCATGAGGCACGCGTACAAATTGAAGACCGCGGCATCAACGTGATTTGCGCCGCTATCACCCAGGAGCATGACTAATGTGTGGAATCGTTGGTGCCGTCGCCGAACGTAACATCACAACCATTCTGATCGAAGGCCTCAAGCGTCTCGAGTACCGCGGCTATGACAGCGCAGGTCTGGCCGTCTTCACCCAGCAGGGCAACCTTGAGCGCCGCCGCCGTATCGGCAAGGTCAGCGAGCTGGAAGCCGCTGTTGCCGCTGAGCCGCTGGCCGGCAACCTGGGTATTGCCCACACTCGCTGGGCTACCCACGGGGCGCCAACCGAGCACAATGCCCACCCGCATTTCTCCGGCCATGAACTGGCGGTGGTGCACAACGGCATTATCGAGAACCACGAAGAGCTGCGCGAAAAGCTCAAGGGCCTGGGCTACGTATTCAGTTCGCAAACCGACACCGAGGTGATCGTTCACCTGCTGGCACACACCCTCAAATCCCTGCCGGACCTGGCCGATGCCCTCAAGGCCACCGTCAAGCAACTGCACGGTGCCTATGGTCTGGCCGTGATCAGCGCCAAGCAGCCTGACCGCTTGCTGGCCGCCCGCAGCGGCAGCCCGCTGGTGATCGGCCTGGGCCACGGCGAGAACTTCCTGGCCTCCGACCAGTTGGCGCTGCGCCAGGTCACCGACCGCTTCATGTACCTGGAAGAGGGCGACATCGCCGAAATCCGCCGCGACCAGGTCAGCATCTGGGACGTCGCCGGTACTCAGGTTCTGCGCGAAACCGTGCAATACCACGAAGGTGCCGAAGCCGCTGACAAGGGCGCCTACCGTCATTTCATGCTCAAGGAAATCCACGAGCAGCCAACCGTGGTGCAACGTACCCTGGAAGGCCGCCTGGGCAAGGACCACGTCATGGTCCAGGCCTTCGGCCCGCAAGCTGCCGAGCTGTTCGCCAAGGTGCGCAATGTGCAGATTGTTGCCTGCGGCACCAGCTACCACGCTGGTATGGTTGCCCGTTACTGGCTGGAAAGCCTGGCCGGTATCCCTTGCCAGGTCGAAGTCGCCAGCGAGTTCCGCTACCGCAAGGTAGTGGTGCAGCCCGACACCCTGTTCGTCTCGATCTCGCAGTCGGGTGAAACCGCCGACACCCTGGCAGCCCTGCGCAACGCCAAGGAGCTAGGCTTCCTCGGCAGCCTGGCGATCTGCAACGTGGGCATCAGCTCGCTGGTGCGCGAGTCGGACCTGACCCTGCTGACCCAGGCCGGCCCGGAAATCGGCGTGGCCTCGACCAAGGCCTTCACCACCCAGCTGGTCTCGCTGATGCTGCTGACCCTGTCCCTGGGCCAGGTGCGCGGTACCCTGGCCGCCGGTGTCGAAGCCGAGCTGGTCGAAGAACTGCGCCGCCTGCCAACCCGTCTGGGTGAAGCCCTGGCCATGGACTCGATCGTCGAGAAGACAGCCGAGCTGTTCGCCGACAAGCACCACACCCTGTTCCTGGGTCGCGGTGCACAGTTCCCGGTGGCCATGGAAGGTGCGCTGAAACTCAAAGAGATCTCCTACATCCACGCCGAAGCCTACCCGGCCGGCGAGCTCAAGCACGGCCCGCTGGCGCTGGTCGACAGCGACATGCCAGTGGTCACTGTGGCGCCGAACAACGAGCTGCTGGAAAAGCTCAAGTCCAACCTGCAGGAAGTGCGCGCCCGCGGCGGTGAGCTGATCGTCTTCGCCGACGAGCAAGCTGGCATGAGCAATGGCGAAGGCACCCACGTAATCGCCGTGCCGCATATCATCGATGCCCTGGCGCCGATCCTCTACACCATCCCGCTGCAACTGCTGTCGTACTACGTAGCAGTGCTCAAGGGCACCGACGTCGACCAGCCGCGTAACCTGGCGAAATCGGTGACTGTTGAATAACGATTGCTGCGGTTGAGCCCGGATAGTTTCTGAGAATTAAAACTGTCGCTCCGCAATAAAAACTGTCGCTGAGGAAGGGAGCCGCCACTGGCTCCCTTCTTCGACGAGCTCTTCCTATCTCCTGTTGCGCCTGCCGCAACCCTGGTTCGACTCTCGTCCACGCCTTTGCAAATTCAGCCCGATGAATCGCTCGTTTCGTACGTCAGACGTAACCTGCATGGCACGTAGCCGGCCATGTCACCGTCACGCTGCTTTAGCCTTTTATGTTATCTCAGTTTTTGACTCACGATCGCTTCACGAACGTAGCGAGCTGGTGAGTTTCCAAGCGTCTTGCGAAACATGCTGATGAACGAACTGACAGACTCATAACCCAACGCTTCGGCGGTACTCTGCACCGATGCGCCCTCGACCAAGTGCTGCAAAGCAACGATAATCTGCCACTGCTTACGCCAATGTCCGAAGGTAAGGCCCGTCTCGCTTTTGATCAGCCGCGCAAGTGTCCGCTCACTCATGGCAACCCTGTCTGCCCATTCGGCCACTGTCACCCGACTAGCAGGGGCCTCAGCCAAGACGCTAGCAATCTGCCGCACTTGCGGGCTCTTCGGAAGCGGTAGATAAAATCGCTCAGCAGGTGCTTGTTCCAGGAGCTCAAGTAGCACCCCAGCAAGCCGTGCAATTTGGCCATCGGCTGGATAATCTCTAGGGCAGCCTGCCAGATACAAAACCAACTCCAGGATGAGTGGGCTCAATGCCAGGGTGCAGCAATGCTCCGGAAGCTGAGCGATGCCAGGCTCTATGAACAGCAAGCAGATCTTGCCGTTGGCCGTAACGCGGTTGCTATGAACCGTTCCACTTGGAACCCATACACCAAAGCCTGGCGGCACCATCCATAAGCCATCTTCGATGGTGCACACGTTTCCCCCCTTCAATGCCACGATCAGTTGGCCCTTCCGATGCTGGTGGACAGGTACCTCAGTGTCGTTTTGTTGAGACTCGATCATCAAGGCCACGGCCGGCTGCACAAGTGAATCAGGATCATGAAGATCTAGAGGGAAAGCGGTCGTAGCCATAAAGTGCCACCTCTGTCTGAATTTGATTATTTATTGTCTTAATAGTCCATATCGGAATCAAGCTGCTTTTCCTACGATGCACTGACTTGGCCAGCAACAGGTGCGATCCATGCTCAGCGAGTTCTCCATTGCCAACGTGTACTTCCCTCCACTGTTCATCTACCTGCTGGTAGCAACGGTGCTCTATCTCATCTTGGAAAGGATGACGCGACGTTGGTTGGACCTGATGTGGCATCCAAACCTGCTCCGATTCTTCCTTTCGGTGTCCTTGCTTTCTTTGCTGGTCATCAAACTCTGAAGAGGCGTCGATGAATTACGTAGTGAGATTGTTCAAGTTCCTGGCCACCCTGGTTATTGGTGCCTTTTCACTCTATTTCTGCCTATCACTTTGGAATACTTATGTACTGGCACCATGGACCCGAGATGGCCGCATTAGTGCTCAGGTCATCCGAATCGCTCCCGAGGTATCGGGCAGCATCGAGAGGGTTTGGGTCGGTGATAACCAGTGGGTGAAGAAAGGTGATCTGATGTACAGCATCGATGCTCGAAGTTATGTCCTGGCAGCCGATCAAAAAGCCGCCGAGCTGGCCGAATTCAAGGAAGTGTTCCAGCAGCGCAACGAAGAGCTACGCCGCCGGAGGCTGCTTGTAGGTGTAGTGCCCAAGGAAGAGATCGATAACGCTGTACGCTCCAGTGCAATCGCCAAAGCTCGGCTGAACGCTGCACAGACCCAGTTGGCACATGCCCAACTAGAACTACAACGTACCAAGATCTTTGCGCCCGTAGATGGCTACGTCACCCAACTGCGTTTGCAACCCGGTGATTATGCCGTTGCAGGTGGTACCAACATGTTCGTTGTCGACAGCAAGAGTTTCTGGGTCACCGGTTATTTCGAGGAGACCAAACTCACAAACATCCCTCTCGGAGCCAATGCCAAGGTCAAGCTCATGGGCTTCTCGCCACTGCTCTCCGGTCATGTGTCGAGCATAGGACGGGGAATCTCCGATACCAATGAAGTCCGGGCGGAGAACGGTTTACCTCAGGTGAGCCCGACGTTCAGCTGGATTCGACTGGCCCAGAGATTGCCGGTGCGCATTGAAATTGACCACATCCCGGAGGGCGTGGAGCTTGTAGCAGGCATGACAGCAAGCATTGAGGTGGACCAGCCTGATGCACGAAACCATCGGCGTCTGACTCATTGGCTCCAGGAGTTTCTGTAATGGGCGCCGCAGCTATAGGTAAACGGTTTGGCGTATTGCCGTTGCCCTTCACTCCTTCTACAAGCCTGTATGTCTTACGCAGTTGCATGGCAGCAGCCCTGGCATTATCCGTAGGTCTCTACCTGCATCTGGACTCCCCATTCTCTGCGGCCTCTACTGTGCTCCTGCTGGTCAATCCCGTCCAGGGAGCTGTGGTTGGCAAAGGTCTGCATCGTATCGCCGGCACACTGGTGGGTGCAGTAGCCGCATTCGTTCTGGTGGCTTGTTTCGCCCAACAAATGATCCTGTTGATATTGGGCATTGGGATATGGCTTGGGCTATGTGTAGCCGCTATGTCTGTGGTCCGGCATTACTACGCAACAACCGCCGTAGTGGCCGGCTACACCGTTTGCCTGGCGTTGGGGCCAGCCATCGTCGAACCTCAGATCAGCTTTGAACACATTGTCTCCCGTGCCACTGCGGTGGTGGTCGGGGCTATTAGTCTGACTCTGGTTACCGTTCTCTTCAGTCGCAAGAAAGTCGAGGCTCGCATACGCGACACAGTGATCAGCTTATGTGTCAAGGCCGCAGCGTTGATTGCAGGGAAATACGCCCAACCTGCAGATGAGCAGGCGCATCGCAAACGTCTTGTCCTCGCGGCAGAGATCAACAAGGTGGACGATCTCCTCGGCCTGGGTCGAGGCGAATCTTGGGTCATCAGTGACAATTTGAAAGCCATCAGGTCTGGCTCGGCTTACCTGCAATCGGCACTGCTGGAACATGAGTTGCCTGCCGACTTGTCCGTACTGGAATCAACAGAAGCAGTTTCAGCAACCGGTCATCAGCTTGCTTCGGTAAGCACGGCATTAAGCGAGCGCTCTCTGAGCCTGTCAGAGGCCAAGGTCCGAGTTCGAAACATTCGTGACGAGCTAGCGAGCAAAATAGCTTCAACTCTCCATGCCAGTCATCCAGAGCAACGTACCCTCCTTGCGTTCAGGCGCTTGGACGAGCAGTTGGAAGAGTTCGCTTTGGCACTGGAAGGCTTCTCTTCCCTAGAGAAAGAAACTGCTCATGTTCATCGCCCATTTCGCTTTCATCGCAATTACGCAGACGGCCTGCGCAATGGGATCAGAGCCCTGCTGGCAACTTTGCTGGCAGGTGCTGTCTGGTACATAAGTGGCTGGGACCAGGGCCCTACTCTGCTGGCAGTTCT carries:
- the atpD gene encoding F0F1 ATP synthase subunit beta, which encodes MSSGRIVQIIGAVIDVEFPRDSVPSVYNALKVVGAETTLEVQQQLGDGVVRTIAMGSTEGLKRGLDVADTGAAISVPVGKATLGRIMDVLGNPIDEAGPIGEEERWGIHRDAPSFADQAGGNDLLETGIKVIDLVCPFAKGGKVGLFGGAGVGKTVNMMELIRNIAIEHSGYSVFAGVGERTREGNDFYHEMKDSNVLDKVALVYGQMNEPPGNRLRVALTGLTMAEKFRDEGNDVLLFVDNIYRYTLAGTEVSALLGRMPSAVGYQPTLAEEMGVLQERITSTKEGSITSIQAVYVPADDLTDPSPATTFAHLDATVVLSRDIASLGIYPAVDPLDSTSRQLDPNVIGNEHYDTARGVQYVLQRYKELKDIIAILGMDELSETDKQLVSRARKIQRFLSQPFFVAEVFTGSPGKYVSLKDTIAGFSGILKGDYDHLPEQAFYMVGGIEEAVEKAKKL
- a CDS encoding DeoR/GlpR family DNA-binding transcription regulator, with product MSKRNTPQRRHNILALLNEQGEVSVDALAKRFETSEVTIRKDLAALEANGLLLRRYGGAVTLPQELFTDQGQPVSLYKQAIAKAAVGRIREHARIIIDSGSTTAAMIPELGHQPGLVVMTNSLNVARALSELEHEPVLLMTGGTWDPHSESFQGQVAEQVLRSYDFDQLFIGADGIDLARGTTTFNELLGLSRVMAEVAREVIVMVESDKVGRKIPNLELPWGSVNTLITDERLPHEARVQIEDRGINVICAAITQEHD
- the glmS gene encoding glutamine--fructose-6-phosphate transaminase (isomerizing), with the translated sequence MCGIVGAVAERNITTILIEGLKRLEYRGYDSAGLAVFTQQGNLERRRRIGKVSELEAAVAAEPLAGNLGIAHTRWATHGAPTEHNAHPHFSGHELAVVHNGIIENHEELREKLKGLGYVFSSQTDTEVIVHLLAHTLKSLPDLADALKATVKQLHGAYGLAVISAKQPDRLLAARSGSPLVIGLGHGENFLASDQLALRQVTDRFMYLEEGDIAEIRRDQVSIWDVAGTQVLRETVQYHEGAEAADKGAYRHFMLKEIHEQPTVVQRTLEGRLGKDHVMVQAFGPQAAELFAKVRNVQIVACGTSYHAGMVARYWLESLAGIPCQVEVASEFRYRKVVVQPDTLFVSISQSGETADTLAALRNAKELGFLGSLAICNVGISSLVRESDLTLLTQAGPEIGVASTKAFTTQLVSLMLLTLSLGQVRGTLAAGVEAELVEELRRLPTRLGEALAMDSIVEKTAELFADKHHTLFLGRGAQFPVAMEGALKLKEISYIHAEAYPAGELKHGPLALVDSDMPVVTVAPNNELLEKLKSNLQEVRARGGELIVFADEQAGMSNGEGTHVIAVPHIIDALAPILYTIPLQLLSYYVAVLKGTDVDQPRNLAKSVTVE
- a CDS encoding AraC family transcriptional regulator, which codes for MATTAFPLDLHDPDSLVQPAVALMIESQQNDTEVPVHQHRKGQLIVALKGGNVCTIEDGLWMVPPGFGVWVPSGTVHSNRVTANGKICLLFIEPGIAQLPEHCCTLALSPLILELVLYLAGCPRDYPADGQIARLAGVLLELLEQAPAERFYLPLPKSPQVRQIASVLAEAPASRVTVAEWADRVAMSERTLARLIKSETGLTFGHWRKQWQIIVALQHLVEGASVQSTAEALGYESVSSFISMFRKTLGNSPARYVREAIVSQKLR
- a CDS encoding DUF1656 domain-containing protein; the protein is MLSEFSIANVYFPPLFIYLLVATVLYLILERMTRRWLDLMWHPNLLRFFLSVSLLSLLVIKL
- a CDS encoding F0F1 ATP synthase subunit epsilon — translated: MAMTVHCDIVSAEGEIFSGLVEMVIAHGNLGDLGIAPGHAPLITNLKPGPITLTKQGGAQEVFYISGGFLEVQPNMVKVLADTVQRAADLDEAQAQEALKAAENALNLKGADFDYGAAAARLAEAAAQLRTVQQMRKGK
- the atpA gene encoding F0F1 ATP synthase subunit alpha, which encodes MQQLNPSEISEIIKGRIEKLDVTSQARNEGTVVSVSDGIVRIHGLADVMYGEMIEFPGGVFGMALNLEQDSVGAVVLGAYDTLAEGMSAKCTGRILEVPVGKELLGRVVDALGNPIDGKGPLGNTETDAVEKVAPGVIWRKSVDQPVQTGYKSVDAMIPVGRGQRELIIGDRQIGKTAMAIDAIINQKDSGIFCVYVAVGQKRSTVANIVRKLEENGALANTIVVVASASESAALQFLAPYAGCTMGEFFRDRGEDALIVYDDLSKQAVAYRQISLLLRRPPGREAYPGDVFYLHSRLLERASRVSEEYVEKFTNGAVTGKTGSLTALPIIETQAGDVSAFVPTNVISITDGQIFLESAMFNSGIRPAVNAGVSVSRVGGAAQTKIIKKLSGGIRTALAQYRELAAFAQFASDLDEATRKQLEHGQRVTELMKQKQYAPMSIADMALSLYAAERGFLTDVEIAKIGSFEQALIAYFNRDHAELMAKINVKGDFNDEIDAGIKAGIEKFKATQTW
- the glmU gene encoding bifunctional UDP-N-acetylglucosamine diphosphorylase/glucosamine-1-phosphate N-acetyltransferase GlmU, which produces MSLDIVILAAGQGTRMRSALPKVLHPVAGDSMLGHVIHSARQLQPQGIHVVIGHGAQLVRERLAADDLNFVLQDKQLGTGHAVAQALPALSAETVLILYGDVPLIEVDTLKRLLAKVTPQQLGLLTVTLDDPTGYGRIVRDAQGQVTAIVEHKDASDAQKAINEGNTGILAVPGARLADWLGRLSNNNAQGEYYLTDVIAMAVADGLVVATEQPLDPMEVQGANDRRQLAELERHYQLREGRRLMAQGVTLRDPARFDVRGEVTVGRDVLIDINVILEGRVVIEDDVVIGPNCVIKNSTLRKGVVVKANSHLEGAIMGEGSDAGPFARLRPGSVLDARAHVGNFVELKNAHLGEGAKAGHLTYLGDAEVGARTNIGAGTITCNYDGANKFKTVLGADVFIGSNNSLVAPVDILDGATTAAGSTITQNVEAAQLAVGRARQRNIDGWKRPEKIKKS
- the atpG gene encoding F0F1 ATP synthase subunit gamma, with amino-acid sequence MAGAKEIRSKIASIKSTQKITSAMEKVAVSKMRKAQMRMAASRPYAERIRQVIGHLANANPEYRHPFMIEREVKRVGYVVVSSDRGLCGGLNTNLFKALVKDMAVNREQGIEIDLCVVGSKGAAFFRSFGGNVVAAISHLGEEPSINDLIGSVKVMLDAYLDGRIDRLSVVSNKFVNTMTQAPTVEQLIPLVATPDQELKHHWDYLYEPDAKELLDGLMVRYVESQVYQAVVENNAAEQAARMIAMKNATDNAGDLISELQLIYNKARQAAITQEISEIVGGAAAV